In the genome of Parafrankia irregularis, the window CCTCGCTGGGGGCGGCGGCGGTGTCAGCGGCGTGCGGTCAGCTCGTGGAGAAGGGCGTCGGTGGCGGCTTGGTGGTCAAGCAGGATGCGCGCGGCCCGGTGGCGATGGAGCCAGAACTCGTCGAGGGCGTCCTGGAACAGGCCCGGCTTGAGGTAGTGCTGCTTGACGCCGTACAGGCTGGTGAGCAGCTGCAGTAGCGCGACCCGGGCGCAGGCGCGGATGTCGTCGGCCGCAGCTCGGGGGTTGGCCTCCAGGTAGCTTTCGATCAGTGTGCGGGCCGTGGCGAGCCAGTCCGTCGTCGTGGCGACGGTGTTGGGGTAGAAGGCGACCCGGCCCAGCTCGTATGCCAGGAAGAACGGGTCCGGCGGCCGGAAGTCGATGACCGCGCGGAGGCGGTCGTCGTCGAAGAGCAGGTTGACCGGGCTGTAGTCGCCGTGCAGGACCTGTGTGGTGAGCGTGGGCAGGTCAGCCAGGAGGCGGGGGATCTCATCGAGAACCTGTCGCCGCTCGGCGAGGGTGCGGACGGCGACGGCGTCGAACGAGTCCACCGGGCCTGTCGCGAGGCGGGCCTCGGCGATGTCCGTGAGGCGGTCGATGGTCGCGGCAAGCTCGGCGACGTCGACGGCGAGCCAGCTGCGTGCCTGCGTGGAGGGTGCGGCGCTCGCGGGCAGGGCCGCGAAGGTGGTGTGGATGAGGCCGAGGGCGTTGCCGGCGCCACGTGCCTGGCCCGCGGTGAGCGCGGTGGTGACGACCTTCCCGGGCATCCATTCCCACACGGATATCGGGTAGGGGGTGCTGGCGTCGATCAGGTGGCCGGCATTGTTACGGAGCAGCTCGGCGACCGGCACACCGTGCTGTCCGCCGAGCGCCGACAGCTCGATCGCGTCGGCCTCGCCGGTCAGGTCGGTGCCTGGAAGGTAGTTCTTAACGAAGACGTCGCCGTCCGCGCACGTCGCCCGGTAGTTGATCGTGCCCTGCCCGATGGGGAGCTGGTCCAGGCGCTGAGGGGTGAGCCCGTAGCTGCGTGTGAGAACGTCAGCGATCAAGGTTGTCGGGTCGGTGGTGAGATCAGTCATCGACGGTGGTCTCCGGTCAGGTGTGGGCGTGGTCGGTGTGGGGGCGGCTCACCCGGGAGCAGTTCCGCGGCGAGTGCCTGGTAGATCTGGCCGATGCGTCTCCACCGGCTGGCCGACTCGCCCGGCGGCCGGCGGGCCGGCGGGCCGGCGGCGTGTCCCGGTGATGTCAGCATCGCCTCGGCGGAGGCCAGCGCTCCGCCGAGGCCGTCCTCGGCGGGTGCCAGCCACCGAGAGTGACCTTGGGTGATTTCTCTTACTGCGGGCAGGTCGGGGGCGATCACCGGTACCCGATAGCAGGTGGCCGTGGTCACCGAACTGGGGTGCAGCACGTCGGCGAAGAAGCCGTAACCTGCGTCGGTCCGGTAGGGGCAGACAGCGGCGTGCGCGGAGGCGTAGAGGTGGCCGGCCTGCTCCGGGGGCACCCGATGCGGATACCAGATCAGCCGGCCGCCGGAACCCGCGACGACGCGCCCAAGATCAGCCGATATCGCGGGATCACGGCTGGCGCCGGCGATGAGCAGCCGTGCACGGTGGGTGTGGGCGAGGAAGGCCGCGGCCGTGGCGGGCACGTCCTTGTACCGGGTGATGTGGCCCATCAGCAGGAATAGCGGCTCGTCGCCGCCTACCTGCTCCAC includes:
- a CDS encoding phosphotransferase enzyme family protein, with translation MTDLTTDPTTLIADVLTRSYGLTPQRLDQLPIGQGTINYRATCADGDVFVKNYLPGTDLTGEADAIELSALGGQHGVPVAELLRNNAGHLIDASTPYPISVWEWMPGKVVTTALTAGQARGAGNALGLIHTTFAALPASAAPSTQARSWLAVDVAELAATIDRLTDIAEARLATGPVDSFDAVAVRTLAERRQVLDEIPRLLADLPTLTTQVLHGDYSPVNLLFDDDRLRAVIDFRPPDPFFLAYELGRVAFYPNTVATTTDWLATARTLIESYLEANPRAAADDIRACARVALLQLLTSLYGVKQHYLKPGLFQDALDEFWLHRHRAARILLDHQAATDALLHELTARR
- a CDS encoding glycosyltransferase, which produces MTTPTRRWVMITDYPRWPSPYFAHLHRHAPPALPLDFSPGLASLKATHPPGVVNLHRLKRLYHDPAEGVRTPRAAAELLAALARLRRAGWRIVWTVHNLHPIDGGAVTDTDDAVAQEVLGLADLVLCHTHADGVSLRARTGADVRVVGWAGLDDPGQPPTGAIAAMVEQVGGDEPLFLLMGHITRYKDVPATAAAFLAHTHRARLLIAGASRDPAISADLGRVVAGSGGRLIWYPHRVPPEQAGHLYASAHAAVCPYRTDAGYGFFADVLHPSSVTTATCYRVPVIAPDLPAVREITQGHSRWLAPAEDGLGGALASAEAMLTSPGHAAGPPARRPPGESASRWRRIGQIYQALAAELLPGEPPPHRPRPHLTGDHRR